The window atatcaaaggctgcagaggagtcaagaaagatgaggattgagaaaaggccattagagtTGGCCACTGAGGGAtgattgataactttggagagttTGGTTTCTGTGGAATAAGGTAGGAAGCCAGATTGGAAGGGGTTAAAAAGAAtatgaggaaaggaagtgaaggcaTTATAAAGTCTTCTCAAGTTTAGTGGCAAAAATCAGAAAATATGGGATGATAGTTATCTGGGATGGGGCAGATAtggacatatttgtaggcagtgTGGAAGCAGCTAACATACGGAAAGAGATTGAAAGTAAGAGTGGGGATAATAGAAGGAGGCAATCTACTGAAGAAGATGGGAttgaatgggatcacttgtgcatgtaaaGGCACTTTCCAAACAGAAAAGtaacatgttttaaaaattattttaggggcagctaggtggtgcagtggatagagcaccggctggcgtcagacacttaacacttactagctgtgtgaccctggacaagtcacttaaccccaattgcctcacaaaaaaaaaatgattttggcAATTGCttggaggatgaattagaaaggaaaaaccaaataGGTGATTAAGGCATTCCAAGGCAGAGGTGGTAGGGACCTGAATTAGGACTGTGACCTCatgaatcaaaaatgaaaagggggtgTGGGGTGAAAATGTGACATATCATAAGAGGTAAAATGGACAAGATTTGGAGACTCTTTAATATGGGGGATGCAGGAGTAAGAAATTTCAAGGACAACTTTGAGTTTATCAATATGGCTGATTGGGAATATGGTGGTGcccacaaaaaaaggaggggggggaagtctggaagaatggggaaaatagttGTCTTGGGCATGTTGAATTTGTTATCTACAGGAGATCCAAGGTGTCTAGCAGACAACTGACAAAGCCACATTTCCCcaggcaaaaatactgaagtatcaccaaaccaaaggaaaaaagccCAATAAATATAGTTGGCTTTGCAGTTTTATAGTTAAGattaacaaagcactttactcACATGCTGGTAGTACTGGCCACATTTTATAAAttgggaaactaaggctcaactATGGGTATATACTTTATCAAATCTATAGTATATCAACTTTATTTGTCCTTTGGTTGTCTTatgtctttttattattattatttttttggtgaggcaattggggttaagtgacttgcccagggtcacacagctagtaagtgtcaagtgtctgaggctggatttgaactcaggtccttcctcctgaatccagggccggtgctctatccactatgccacctagctgccccacccttagGTCTTTTTAAAACAAGAATTGAATGGATTTAGCTGTGGCAACtaacttttttttccagtggcaATTTTTGGTGGGGGAAAATCAGGTCTCTTACCCAAGACTGGAAGTGAAGCAACCATTCACAGACCAAATCCCACCACTCATTTCCGAACCTAAAATGGTTGATCTCACCTTATACAGTTCCTCACTCCCAAAGGGGCTCCCTATATTGGTGCCAAAAAAATGCAGACACATTACAGCTCAGAATTACTGACCTCAAGTAAACTACCAGTCTCAACATTACTGGCAACAGAAATGACAAGGACGCACCAACACAACTGGTTCTTCAATGGGAAATGTAACAATATTGTGGGAAAAGGTAGATTCCACTGAAATGGGCAACATTAACATAGTCTTCCTGTTGCTTCTTACATGCTTTCCTAAATCACCATTGAATTCCTACATGGTAAGGATCAAAGAACCCTGATGTGATACAAAAACATGTTTTCAATCTTTTGGAATTTCCTTGGATAGTAcataaattgaaaatgaaaaagtgTCAAATTCCCCAACTTTTAGAATAAACTTAAAGATGTAAAAGTCCAGACCTTTTTAAGAAGTGATTCAAACCCATCAAtaatctgtatatatttgttggcaCCTAACTCAATGAGCTACAGTTTTGAATTACATAAGAGGCATGTCAAATACTTGGGGGTGAAATAAACTATCACAAATaggacattaaaaaaattcataatttttGGTAAGCCTAACAGCAGCTATCCCAtataaagaacaataaaatgtacggtgtatttttaaacaaattgctTTGTTTCACTGACCCTGAAGTTATACtgtagttatcttttttttttttttggtagggcaatgggggttaagtgacttgcccagagtcacacagctagtaagtgttaagtgtctgaggctgaatttgaactcaggtcttcctgaatccagggccggtgctttatccactgtgccacctagctgccccctgtagttatctttaaaaaaataaataaattccagtgCATTAAATTTTTCCTGAGTATTttgtaataaaaaaacaaaaatgacaaaagggggCAGGGGGCCtaagggaggaggaagatggaaaGTCAAGGAAGGGAAGCAATAAAGTGACTAGGTTAGAAAACTGTCTTCCTACCAAGATCCTGCTCTCATAGGTGGATAGGCGGCTAGTATTTAGTCAATGGTCTTGGTGTAGTCTACCATGGTTTAGaacctagtttcttaaactgtgggttgtgtaactgaatgtgggggtcacgaaaaacttgacaacagtaaaaggttatgtatagaaACTGATTAAACAATTATGtcaatggttttaaaaaaaaggttatgtataacctattttatataactatatacctggGTTTGTGTAAAAATtcctcaggcaaaaaaaaaaggggggggtcaCGGGGGAAGTTTTAAAAAGCCCTGGTTTAGGATATTAACTTTGAAGTCAAGGAACCCGGGTTCTAGGCcttagctctgccactaattcaTAGGAGGGTGTTATATAAGTTAttgctccctgggcctcagttccctcctctgtaaaatgagggcttcaGATTAAACAAATTTTGAATCTTTCTTAGTTCTAACATTTAAGATTCCTTCCTGTAGGTAAATGTTAGAAGTGGAGAATAGgtgaaaaaaattgtatttttctgCACAAAATGGATAATATAAACTTCTCATATTCCTATATgcaaattattaatttaaaagagttgtcaaagaaaaaaaaatcttacaaggAGTTGATAGGAGAACAATCTTTAATAGTGGCTTTATCAAAAGCAAACACTTGAAAGTATTCTGCATTTAATTCAGATCAATGTGTTCCAATACATTATCAGAAATACTTAAATCTCTCACACCAACCAAtttgaagtatttattaatatatcTCTCAAGAACTCTTCTGAATTTACATAAAACAATTTGAAGGGAACTTGTGCCTTGAGTCCAGTACTTTAACCTACGATGACTAGATCATCACTAGTAAATTCATATGCTGGAACCTCAAGGTTGAGTGGTGCAGGCCCTTTTCTGATTCTGCCAGATGCATCAtagtgtgacccatggcaaggaCAGTAATAACCACCAAAATCTCCTGCATTTGCAATGGGTACACACCCAAGATGGGTGCAGACACCTATCAGTATGATCCATTCAGGCTTCTTCACTCGGTCTGAATCGTGTTGCGGGTCTCTCAGCTGTGACAAATCCACTGCAGATTCTTGGTCTATTTCCTTCTGGGTTCTATGACGTACAAACAGAGGTTTTCCTCTCCATTTCAAAGCTATATTCTTGCCTTCAGGAATATCTGACAGCTTGATTTCAATTTTTGACATGGCCAACACATCAGCAGAAGCACTCATGCTAGACACAAACTGGGAGACAACATTCTTAGCAGCATATGCAACACCTACAGTTGTAGTTGCAGTTATCAAATAGGAGAAGCCTTTTCTACTTTCACTACTATCTTTTGAAGATTTCTTGCTATCTAAAACCTCTGCTCGACGATAGGCAGAGAAGTCAGGAACTTTGATGTCTGTATGGGAGTAACGAACAGAAGCAGGAGCTGCAAAACAAATAGAAGGTTATAAGAACAAAGTTAAATAAACATCTTAAAAAGTGTGtgtacttatgtatgtatattattatacatacacaaatatatacatgcaaagtatttaaaaattcaaaaatattcaaGCAAAGATTAAATCTGTTCATATAAAAAATAGTCAAAGTAGGACCACAGCCAGCATATGAAATAGCATAAATTGGATGAAGTCTATTTATATTTCAGTATGAATGTACAAGTTATTTGTCAACTGATCTCCTAGTTGAGCACTGCTGACTCAGGTTCATAACGTCTCCAGGAAAATGAGTACATGAAGTTGAATAGCCCTGTTAAATGAAGTATTTCAAATTCTAAAAATTCAGTTTGCTAGCCACTAGCATTCACCCTTTAGAACTGAACTCATCTCTAGCTTTATAATGCAAATTGTGAAGTCTATATTCCTATCAAGGTCAATCTATGTGTTTTCTGAAAGTGCACATAAAACTCCTAAAAATTCTTGTGttattttcaagaaaagaaaaaggtatcCTCTGAATAAAATTTTACAGGAAATtgaaggttttttcttttctttttttaaagcattctagGATAGCTTCTCCCTGTAACAAAGATCCACATTTTTAACACCAGTATTCTTCCAATGATACTGCATGGCAGCAAGTTATGAAACCACTTGTAATCTCTAAAGAAATGCAATTGGAGATCACCCAAAGGACAAATATGAGGTCCcaggtgttgttgtttgtccttcatattctcattctctctctctctctctgcagggcaatgagggttaagtgacttgcccagggtcacacagctagtaagtgtcaaggccagatttgagctcaggtcctcctgaatccagggccggtgctttatccactgcgctacctagctgcccccttgtccttcattctcaaagaggattatGACATTCATGACATCCGGTGATGTCATGAcgtgcactaaattggatttaagtgaaggagggctgtgcaaggtcgccaacctcactctctcttccagagccatctgggtccagtggcaagatacatatcaggaggactggagatggccccggatgtttaaggccattggggttaagtgatttgcccagggccacacagctagttaagttgtctgagatgagatttgaactcaagtcctggactccagggccagtgctccatccactgcaccccctagctgcctcatgtGGACATTAGCAGGCTCTAACACTTTATAAACAAGGAATTAATTACAAGAAGCAATGTAAAATatatcaaagaaatgtaaaaatgaaagctGCACCAATATTGTagcaagaataagaaataaatgtGAACACCAAGAAAATGACTTGAAAATTTCCAAGCACGGTGGGTGGGCCCCCATGGAGAATTTAAGGGCAACAATGGACAAAATGTATACAGGATAGGCAGGCATAAATGTGACGGCAAAGACATTAAGACAGGAATTAGTGCTACTTTTAACTTCAAATATAATCAATGATGGATGAAGGAGGAACAGCCTTAAAATATGCAACCTGTCAGGGTCAAAAGAAATCTTCAAGTGGGTTATCATTGTCATCTGACTGATTACAAAACTCTCTGGTAGCTTCATCCTTAATAGATGATTACTACTGTGTACACATTATTCTAGGAGCTAGTgaataattaaaaggaaagaattttaacGGAAAAATTTTAACTCAAATATTACTATGAAACAAATCTTGATGAAAAATTTATTAGTGCCATTTTGAAACCTGTTCAGGAAAAAGTGAAGCTCTTGGCAGGTTCTCTAaaataaatttgataaatatCCTAAGTCTATTCAGTAATTTTGTTTACAGAAAAGATTGTTGGGTTTTAAAAAAGAAGGCTTCTGGGTTTAAAATCAGagggacttaagttcaaattttggttctgacacctttctatatctatatgacctcaaataaatcaaaataaaaataaaataaaataaataaaataaaaggaggagACTGGCCTCTCAGATTTCTCCCAACTCTAAAATCTCTGCCCTTTGTTCTattcataaaatttattttcctttccattacaATGACAATTGCTATGCCAGAATCCATATGGATATAGCTCTCAAGTAATCAAAAATCACTGTATAGTATATATCTCAACTACTTTCCCTCTAGTTCCCAAGAGTAATAACTAATGCAAATCACAAAGTTAGCTATAATGTAAGACTAGTGAAATTAATAGGATCTACCTAAAAATACTTCTGCACTTTTCTAGATAGATGTGGGCAAATTACCAAATAaaaaaagtcatctttttttatacacacatatctatatacatcttttttatacaaatacatatctatatacacacacacattaaaaaagtctttttagggggcagctaggtggtgcagtggataaagtaccggccctggattcaggaaaatctgagttcaaatccggcctcagacacttgacacttactagctgtgtgaccctgggaaagtcacttaacccccattgccccgccaaaaaaaaaaaaaaaaaagtctttttaaaatgatTCTCAAGCCAGGATTTCTGTGGGGtcaattatataatttaattatctCTAGTGAAAACTGCCACTAAATAAGCCCTATCAATGTGCTTACTATCACTTAGATAAGAAGGCAAGCCTGGAATAGGGGATAAAAAACTGATCTTAgaagatctatgttcaaatcccaattcCCCCTTTGACTATAAAGgctttgaccctggacaagttacttaacctggtAGAGGCCTAACCAGTTCTCAAAGACTACAATTTATAGAGGAGCTACCAATGTACAATAATAGAGGAAGTTTCCTTGGCATCAATTTTCCACTGGAAGTAACCTAggccaatgaaataacaggtagcccaaagaaaagaagacaggagTAAATAAAGTTTGTCTAATAAAACAAGAGACTATCAGCACTTTGAAATGCACACTTCTGGACTAAAATCTTTTCAACTAACCCATCGGCCTTCTCATATAATAGAGAAAAATGAGTTAAATCTGGCATAAATaaggcaaagaccaacatcttacaccatatataAAGATAAATTACAAATGGATACAAGACTTAAATATAAAAGATGCCATGAGAAACAAATCAAAAAAGCAAggacaaaattatttttccaatctaTAGTTGAGGAAAAGAGACTCAAAGATGAGGACactttttgattatataaaataaaagtttttgcacaaggggcagctagatggcgcagtggatagagcacctgcccttggagtcaggagtacctgagttcaaatctgacctcagacacctaacacttactagctgtgtgaccctgggcaagtcacttaacccaattgcctcactaaaaaaacaaacaaacaaaaaaaaggttttgcacaaacaaaaaccaaggtTAAAATCTGAAGGAAAAATAGGTTaaccaagaaaaaaaccaaaaccttatagcaagtttctctgaaaaagataTCCTATCCAAGATATATGGATATgattcaaatttctaagaatacatTCCCCCATAGCTACAtagtcaaagatatgaacagacagcttccaaaggaaaaaatccaAGCTTGCAATAACcatattttttattacttttttttttttttggtggggcaatgggggttaagtgacttgcccagggtcacacagctagtaagtgtcaagtgtctgaggctggatttgatctcaggtcctcctgaatccagggccagtgcttttatccactgtgccacctagctacccctaaccatattttttaaatgttaaatcactaatgattaaaGAAATTCAAGTCTGAAGTTTCATTCATATTCATCATGCTGGTAAAGATggcaagagaaaaatgacaaatactgaaggggcagtgggaaaacaggtacactacTGGTGGAGCTGCAAATTGATCTTGCCATTCAGCAATGCAATATGAAACTAAGCCCAAAAAGTACCTTTGGCTCAGCTATACCAGTCCTAGTCCTGTActttaaagagatcaaagaaagaggaaaaaagcccTAATGTACAAAAtatctttaactttttttatagtggcaaaaaaacaaaacccctgtaaACTAAAAGGGTACTCATCtgttgggaaatagctaaacaaattatgatatattaatataataatatgccataagaaatgaaaaaaaatgggcagtttcagaagaaactgTGAAGACCTCTATGAataaatgaagtaagcagaacaattTACGCAattacattataaagaaaaacaattctaaaagactttagaactctaatGCAATGACAAAAATGCTGAATCtgtactcaggaagacctgagttcaaatctagcctcagaaacttaatagcacTCTGGGAACacccttgtttgtctcagtttcctcatctgtaaaatggattaaagaaggaaatggcaaactattccagtacctttgccaagaaaagcccaaaaggggtaatgaagagtcaagcacgactgaaaaataacaacaaaccatGATTTCAGAAGATTGAAGATCAAGTATACTAACCACCTACtgccagagagatgatggacttaaAATGTAGAACAAGCAGTGTATTTTTCGACATGGTGAATGTGGGCATGTTTTGCTTAGCTACTTAATATGGTTTTCCttcacttccccccccccttcaattgttatggggaagagaaaataattcttattaATCAGAAagtattgaatttttttaaagtgcctataAGATTTCCTCTTTAACTGAATTTAaaagaaacttgaaaaagaaaCTTAGTACTCAgtatttcattgatttattttagCTAGCAAGCTACCTTTTCTCGCAGAATACAAGAAGTCTGGAAAATCTGGTAATTATAGacacagtttctgccctcagaaTTCAAGCTCTAGTTATTTTAACTACATGTTTTGGCTCTGACTGAAAGGTGGCAAAGTATATCATTCCTAGATTGTTTCAACTTAAGACAAAACAAGATATTATGGAAAGGCCACCAGAATGTAGAAGGAAGCAAAAGTGTGCAAAACAGAGGATGTAGTCTTAGCTTCACCTGCACCAAGCATTGGGGGCAGAATATTAAAGCTGATGTTTGGCTGTCTTCCCCTATGTCAGAATTTCCATCCCCTCAGGACACACTTCTCATTCTGCTATTCTATCAAGGTATCAGTTTTCCAATTAAACTGTggggtggaaagaacactagaggggacagctaggtggctcagtggataaagcacctgccctgcattcaggaggacctgagttcaaatacgacctcagacacttgacagtggctgtgtgaccctgggtaagtcacttaaccctcattgccctgcgcccacacacacaaaagaacgcTAGAATTAGAATGATTCCTGGGTCTATCACTTTTACAAGGTGTGAACCACAGAAAAGTCACAATCTCTAATCCTGATTattcatatgtaatatatgtaataaTACTCATATGCTTGACACAGATGTTatgatcaaaacacaataaaaataaagtactttgtaaattctAAATTGCTATGTGAAAGTAATCTACCAAGTCATTTGCAACATGGAAGAAGTAGGTGCGCTgaagttttaaaagtattataCTTAAGTTGGAAGCTTCATTGATAGAAGATATTGACTAGTTCTTATTTTTCCAATCACTTGTAAAAGTATTTccaacaaagtaaataaaatacaaaagccCCCTTTAATGGCCAAACTTTCATAGAtgacctttcatttttttttcctatccttttTCCACCTATATTCTTTCACCTATTATTTTCTATCCTTCTTCCTCCACATGTGGGGGAAGCAGCAAttctttacaaaatgcttttggCACCAAGATgtcatgtgaccttgaacaagttaagTAATtcgacctctctggacctcagttaccCTATCTGGAAAAAGAGGGTAGCTGGTAACCTGAGCTTTAATGTCCATTCTATGAGTAGAAAAGTCTCGAGAGAGCAGATGTCCATTGTCTCCAGGGCTCACCTCTGCTCTAGAGCTCCTAAATGCAAAAGGGCAACAAAAAGCTCTCTCCACCAGGGAGTGATCTAACTGAAATCAATGCTCTCTAATAACCCATCCAGAGCTAAAACATAttagggatcttagagatcaccttGGTAATGGCTCACTAACCTGAATCCAACTACCTCTCAAAATATGGAACACCGGATTTAAAATCGGAGGAAATGGTCGCCAATATAGCTCAGCTACACACTAACTACAGAAGCTTGGCCACCACTGTGTAGTGTAAACGGCACTGactcaaaagacctgggttcaaattttgctatAAGCTTACTCTCCCGTGTGACCTTGAGCACTTGACCTAAcaggacctcagtgtcctcaactacTATTAAAGGGCAGTATCAAATTACATTATACCTATGAgtgggtcccttctagctctacaatCCTATGATGTCACTTCACCTtttggggcttcagtttcccttaCCTCTAAAAAGGTTATTTAATACCCTCACTACTTAAAGGGCTGTGAAGGTACAggagataatgtatggaaagtattttgtttttttaaactttaaaacctAAAAGggagctactattattattccctacCTCCTGACAAAAAGCAGCTCAACCCAAAAGtttcagggtgggggtggggaggccacCTTT is drawn from Dromiciops gliroides isolate mDroGli1 chromosome 2, mDroGli1.pri, whole genome shotgun sequence and contains these coding sequences:
- the LOC122743106 gene encoding cytochrome b-c1 complex subunit Rieske, mitochondrial is translated as MLSVAARSGPFAPVLSATSRTVAGPLRPLVQASVVPAPQPPVLEAKRPLLCHESLGGQAARQQLIAKVSLFSPASVRYSHTDIKVPDFSAYRRAEVLDSKKSSKDSSESRKGFSYLITATTTVGVAYAAKNVVSQFVSSMSASADVLAMSKIEIKLSDIPEGKNIALKWRGKPLFVRHRTQKEIDQESAVDLSQLRDPQHDSDRVKKPEWIILIGVCTHLGCVPIANAGDFGGYYCPCHGSHYDASGRIRKGPAPLNLEVPAYEFTSDDLVIVG